Sequence from the Leptospiraceae bacterium genome:
TGATAGAAAAATTATTGATTTAGATTTTCGTAATACTTTTCAACTTCCAAGAATCACAGGACTTAAATCTTCCATCATTGATGTAAATGTAAAAGATCAAACTGGAACTAAGTATATCGTCGAAATGCAACTGAGTCAAGTTGTTGCCTTTGATAAAAGAATTCAATATTATGTTTCCAAAGAATATTCTTCTCAAATAGAAAAAGGAGATGATTATTCTAAACTTACTCCAGTAGTATTAGTTGGTATACTCGAATTTGACTACTTTGAGGGCAAAAACTATTTAACTCGACATTTAATTCTAAATATGGAAACGCTCAAAAATGAATTAAAAGATATTAACTTTAATTTTATTGAGTTACCTAAATTTAAAAAAGAGTTAGAAGATTGTAAAACACTTACTGATAAATGGATTTATTTTATCAAAAACGCAGAGAATTTAGATGTAGTTCCGCCTGACGTTACAGATGAAGGACTGAAGGAAGCCTATACCGAATCAGATAAACATAATTGGACTAAGGAAGAATTAGATAGTTATGATTACTTTTTAATGAGAGAACAAGATGAAAAAGGTAGAGTCGAATTTGCTGAGATGAAAGCAAAAGAGGAAGCTAAAAAGGAAGAGAAATTAGAAATTGCAAAAGAAATGAGAAG
This genomic interval carries:
- a CDS encoding Rpn family recombination-promoting nuclease/putative transposase codes for the protein MKFADPKNDVAFRKIFGNEAKKVILISFLNSVLNLEGDRKIIDLDFRNTFQLPRITGLKSSIIDVNVKDQTGTKYIVEMQLSQVVAFDKRIQYYVSKEYSSQIEKGDDYSKLTPVVLVGILEFDYFEGKNYLTRHLILNMETLKNELKDINFNFIELPKFKKELEDCKTLTDKWIYFIKNAENLDVVPPDVTDEGLKEAYTESDKHNWTKEELDSYDYFLMREQDEKGRVEFAEMKAKEEAKKEEKLEIAKEMRRDGVKPEKIAKYTGLSVEEIEKL